The Cinclus cinclus chromosome 15, bCinCin1.1, whole genome shotgun sequence region CACCCTGACTTCATGGACAACGAGCCTCCCTGCCTGCACTCCGGGGACCTGCTGAGCCTCATGCTGGGGGACGTCACCTCCCTGAAGAGCTTTGACTCCCTGACGGGGTGCGGGGACGACATCGCCGAGCCCGACATCGCCGAGAGCAGCATCTCGGTGGAGCGCAGCCGCGACGCCGCCAAACGCAGCTCCTGCCTCGTCACCTACCAGGGTGGTGGTGAGGAGATGGCCATCCCTGAGGAGGCTGAGGAGTACCTGCACCAGGTATGGGACAGCAGCGTGCCGGGGGACAGGAGCTACGGGGCCCAGgtgtccagcagcagcctggagacACACGCCTCTCACGAGGCCGACGCCCACCCCTACGTGGGGGATGCCGTGGATGGTGTTGACCTCCTGACGCCCCAGAGTGACCAGCAGGAGTCTGCCCCAAACAGTGATGAGGGGTATTATGACTCCACCACGCCAGGACCGGATGATGAGGCTGGGGAGGAGCTCAAGAAGGACAGACTGCCCCGGGACAGCTACAGCGGCGATGCACTTTACGAGTTTGACGCCCTGATGAGCCCCTCTCACGGGGAGGAATCTCTGTTTGAGGGCAAAGTCCCACACCAGGGCATCTTCAGCTACTTCATGGACTTCTGCCTCCCTGCGGAGAAGAGCCTGATCCAGCAGATGATGGATCAGAAAAGAGGGCTGATGGAAACTGAAGAAGAGGGGCTTGCAGCCATTCAGAAAGAGCTGCTGTactgggagctgcagagggagccCGTCCTGAAACGCCTGGAtgtctccagccaggagaaGTGTCCCCGGGAAAAGCAGTGCATTGAATGTAAAAGCAGAGCAGCCAGCTCCATTGGCAAGGGTCAGAGCGGCCTTGGGAGTGAGCAGGTGGCCTCACACACTCCGAGCCGGGCTCTCAATGGTGGGGTTGCAGTGGCTAGGGCTGAAAATCCAGAGTGGAGGGATTTTCCAGGGACTCTGTGTCCAGAAAACTGTTACAACAGCCAAAAAGCCCCCGGGAGTTGCCTTATTCAGCTCACAAAGAGCAACCCGGGGTTCGATGCAGGCCCGGACTGTGGGATGCTTGGGGACTCCATCCACGGCAGCGTGGCCCCAGCCAAGGCAGGGATGTTCCCTGGGTTCAGGCTGTCTGAGCAGGAGCGTGGcggcagagcagagcccagccctggtgaGCCCCAGGTGGGCAGCGAGCCCGAGCACGCCGTGAGCTTCTCCCAGGCTCTGGTGGAGTTCGCCAGCAGCGGGACcctcttctccagcctctccGAGAGCCTGGGGAGCTCGGCCTCCAGCTCGTCCTTCACCCAGAACCTCCCCGCCCTCCCCACCATGGTCACCTTCGACGTGGTGGACGTGGAGCAGGACGGGGAAGGGGAGTGCGAGCAGCACCCGGAGCTGACTGCGGGCGAGGACATCGCCGAGGCCTTTGATGATGGCTACGGACAGAAAGAGTCGTTGGCTGAATGTGACGAGAGAATGTCCCCGGGCTTCTCCCCGGGCTCTTTCCAGAGCAGCAACTGGGGCGTGGCCAGCCTGCCCCGCCACCTGCGCCTGCACGGGCTGAGCCCCTCCATGCCTGCGCCGCTCTCCGTGGACCGGAGGAGCCGCTCGCTGGACACCGAGAGCCTGGAGTTCGAGCTGGCCGAGCCACATGGAGCCCGCAGCGGCCCCCAGCACTGCCGCCTCTGGGCCAGGCGTGAAGCTGGCAGGAAGGACTCTGCTggagccaggaggagcaggagcaaggAGGAGGGCGAGCTGGTGGCTCCCGAGGGTGGCTTGAGCTGGCCGGGCCTGCGGCACCTCCAGCACGACGCTGCTCCCGGTGGGATGGAGCTCTGGGGCTTCGCTCCGGCCGGCGCCGTGGAGAGCGTCTGGGAGCCATCAGAGCCACCAGACGCCGCGTCCCCTTTCCTGCCTCTCTCCCGGGGTGGCATCGGGGAGGCTCCGGAGAGGAGGCCCCAAGAGGCAGAGCTGACCAGGCACCCGCTCCGCCCCTCCAACCTCCCCCTGCAGCCCGAGGCCAGGCCGGCCCGGGAGGCGGCCGGGTCCTACCGGTACCACGGGGATGTCCCCAAGCTGTCCCGTTTGTTACCCCTGGGAGAAGCGGGGCTGCCCCCGAGCTTTGGTTTCGCCCGCTCCCCGGAGCACCGTGCCAGGGGCAAACCCGTGGGCATCGCCCAGGGCGTGCCGCAGCATCCTGGGGACAGCGGTGGGGACCCCGAGAGCCCGGAGCCGCTCAAGGGCAGGGCCACCCCGGGGCACGGCGGCTGCCGTGGCACCGTGTGCAGTGTCACCGACGCTGAATAGTGCAGGAATGTCACGTGTCACCCAGCCGAGGGGCTGCAGGAATGTCACCCAGGCTGAGCATCTGCAAGAATGTCACTCTGTCACCAAGccaaggggctgcaggaatgTCACCGTGTCACCACGCtgaggctgctccaggcaggggTGAAAGAGGGgcaaagggagggagaaaattGGGAGCAGTTTGGGGAGGACTTGAATTTGAGCTGGGCTGAtgctcctctcctgcagccatCCGTGGCCTTACCCCTGTGGCTGCTCCAGTGGGGTTTGGAGCTGCCTCCAGGATTCTTTCATCACCGCTGAGGCACTTTGTGGTTTTCCAGGCCTCTCCAACACCgagtgcagcagcagcccctggcagaAGCTGGGGAGGGACCTGGTGTGGCAGCTTGGGCTTTGCAGGACTGGGGCTGGAGAAACAGGCCTTGGGCAGACTTTTGAGGGAAATGGGGCTGTTTTCCTCTTCTAGGTGAAATGTTTCGGTTCAGACTCACTTTGAATGTCTTCCACCCTGGGCTCAGTGTGGGAGGAAGGGTGCTGCTCATTCCACGACGAGGATGGGGCGAGACAGCTGGAAAGGGGAACTTTGcagcaacatttttatttatttgatttgtcCTTGCcccaaaggaaaacaggagcTTTTGTGTGCGTGCCGCTAACGTCCTCCAGGTCTAGTTTCAGTTTGCTCAGAGAGATGTGCTGTCCATGGTGTCCCTTTGAAGAACAAAGTGTTGGTCCCTTCTTTGTTGTGGTCTGTCTTCTCGGTGCAGAATTCCTGGTGGAAACCTTTCCCATGCTTTGTCCTGGGCTCCTGGCCTCTCCAgggccttggggacagggatgaggcCTTTGAAATAAGCTACATTTGCATCGTGCCTGTAGCTGTGAAGTGGCAGATGCTGTTACTTTCTCAAAAGGAAGCTTTGtggctttttaatttaattttattatttttacgGTTGTTTTCTTTGCATAAACCCACAGGAGGAAAGTTTTGTGTCCCTTGGAATTTAGGATGGACCGCAGCTACATTGGGCTTCACTCCTCCTGACTGGAGGGAACAAAAAAGCTGCAGGCTGCTggaggtttgggattttttttgcctttttgaaGGAATGTGGAAGAGGGACACAGGCTGAgtggacagatttttttctaggGTGTTCTGTGAGCTTCTGTGACATCTGTTTCAGACTCATGGTCCCCTCTGTGATCCCAAACCCCCTCAGCTCTGATCCTAATCCTCAGTCCATGACACAAAACTGCTTCCCTGTCCAAGCTCTGTGTTCTGATTTAATTCAATTAccagtgatttttgttttcccccacTTCATCGccctttctccatttttctttgcagcagagtttgtagcattaaaaaaaaaaaaaaaaaaatcccgaagTGGAAATAGCCGGAGTTTTACCACATTTGTGGAGTGAGGGATGGCCCTGCCTGGGCCAGACTCGATTTTCCTGCCGAGtcctgccctgctgtgtcaccctcctgctgctctcctgctccacaTGGATGTggctccatcagctgctgcctgccatCCCTGCATTTCCAGGCACAAGGAGCTGGTTTTGGGTTtgatgtttttttatttctcccccaagcaaaatgaaatattccttTTGAGAAGCGATTCCTTCTGCCCTGTCCTTGGATatctgggaaggagcagggagaggcagggccaggctTGGTTCAGCCCCTGTGTGCAGTATAATTTTCctgctgaggcagagcagaTCCATCTCTGCATCCGCGGGCtcaaacctgattttttttcccatgttttcctgCCAGCCTTGCTGCAGAGGAACCTGCTGTGCCATGGTTCTTCTCCCTCATCCCTCTGGGACACCAGAGAGGATttcctgggacacacctggctCTTGGTGCCACTGCCACACCCGGAAAGGAGAACGTGGTGAGCCAGGAGGAGGTGGGACAACGCTCTCCTCATTAGCACTAATGAACAATGGAtttccctccctggagcaaggccaggggcagctctgtgcccatcTCACCCCACTCCCAGCTCACAAACCAGCAGGGCACACCCTGCTGGGGACTCCACTGGGACACTGTCACTCCCTCACACCCCTGGCTGGGTTTAATCcctcttttatttcctttcagcGTCTCACCAAAGGCATCTGGGGGGGAGGGAGTTCCAGACTCTGGAGCTTTGTTCAGCCAAAGTCCTGCTGAGGGCTGGGAATGTCTGGGTGCTAAATGAATGTTCCAAGGTGTCTGTAGGATCCTGGCCTTGGGTGTAGGTACGAGGTGGGGAGGGTTCAGTGGGGGCAATACAGCCAAGGCTTGAGAATCTGACTTTATACCAAAGGTTTCTCCTCTTAATTCGATGGGAATTCAATGAGGCAAATAGCTCTGGATTTCAAATGAGTTTTCCTAACGCAGTTTAGTCAGTAATTTGCTGGATTATTGGCAGATTCTGCCCCGTTAACccaaagaaatgggaatttccaGTGCAGTAATTCAGCCTGTAAATGATCACTGCGGTAGGGATTGCATTTCACTGCCTGCTGAGCCActcttcccaaaaaaccccactcgGGATCCATGGGAACaaagctgggctggagctgggtcaGTCCAACACTGCCTT contains the following coding sequences:
- the AMER1 gene encoding APC membrane recruitment protein 1 produces the protein METGSPEERDGGDQRRQEGGDGPPDSANGSVVAAEPQQPPPGKLRKTAFKLFGGKRSICTLPSFFGGRGKKGLSKCKTHDGLSSAACDKGGGTQPDSPSEGSRDGQHGALPSSRSAQLATDSSAKGDLGQRDSSPPGSIEGCDKKSTGEKSSFPRPKKGLKGFFNSIRRHRKSKAAESEKAELPEWNGDTEEAGNAPGVGVESQGVVESRGAGPVPEATACLGGDSSCGEATEPAGPAAGGGSSEGDTMAVPGDGDLPDTKPEAEAAACAEFDRESLLLAFHPDFMDNEPPCLHSGDLLSLMLGDVTSLKSFDSLTGCGDDIAEPDIAESSISVERSRDAAKRSSCLVTYQGGGEEMAIPEEAEEYLHQVWDSSVPGDRSYGAQVSSSSLETHASHEADAHPYVGDAVDGVDLLTPQSDQQESAPNSDEGYYDSTTPGPDDEAGEELKKDRLPRDSYSGDALYEFDALMSPSHGEESLFEGKVPHQGIFSYFMDFCLPAEKSLIQQMMDQKRGLMETEEEGLAAIQKELLYWELQREPVLKRLDVSSQEKCPREKQCIECKSRAASSIGKGQSGLGSEQVASHTPSRALNGGVAVARAENPEWRDFPGTLCPENCYNSQKAPGSCLIQLTKSNPGFDAGPDCGMLGDSIHGSVAPAKAGMFPGFRLSEQERGGRAEPSPGEPQVGSEPEHAVSFSQALVEFASSGTLFSSLSESLGSSASSSSFTQNLPALPTMVTFDVVDVEQDGEGECEQHPELTAGEDIAEAFDDGYGQKESLAECDERMSPGFSPGSFQSSNWGVASLPRHLRLHGLSPSMPAPLSVDRRSRSLDTESLEFELAEPHGARSGPQHCRLWARREAGRKDSAGARRSRSKEEGELVAPEGGLSWPGLRHLQHDAAPGGMELWGFAPAGAVESVWEPSEPPDAASPFLPLSRGGIGEAPERRPQEAELTRHPLRPSNLPLQPEARPAREAAGSYRYHGDVPKLSRLLPLGEAGLPPSFGFARSPEHRARGKPVGIAQGVPQHPGDSGGDPESPEPLKGRATPGHGGCRGTVCSVTDAE